One window of the Magnolia sinica isolate HGM2019 chromosome 19, MsV1, whole genome shotgun sequence genome contains the following:
- the LOC131235167 gene encoding uncharacterized protein LOC131235167, with the protein MAETRHPKKPPNKNHQNKKDPRKPAKKSHHPPKPEKPPSWAVVRSLLTCKDLQETDPIEQKSMKKYRKMGCSVSLCSLREHSRVMHRPEASSSPPLLACNGNSSSRRSLKAPLNESNGALSSSTSNASSSVGGSFRGMHLRRLSGCYECHMVMDPSNGVVGVPSAVRACPDCGEVFTKSESLEVHQAVRHAVSELGPEDSSRNIVEIIFQSSWLKKQAPVCKIERILKVHNSQKTITRFEDYRDSIKVKANKLPKKHPRCVADGNELLRFHCTTFACSIGTNGSSNLCDSIPNCNVCSIIRNGFKVDGNGGICTTATSGKAHDHVQISSEDEKRAMLVCRVIAGRVKKNQDAAEDFDSVGGPTGIYSNLDELIVFNPKAILPCFVVIYTGF; encoded by the exons ATGGCAGAAACCAGGCACCCCAAAAAACCACCCAACAAAAACCACCAAAATAAAAAAGACCCAAGAAAGCCAGCAAAGAAAAGCCACCACCCTCCAAAACCAGAGAAACCACCTTCATGGGCAGTCGTAAGAAGCCTCCTCACATGCAAAGACCTGCAAGAAACAGACCCCATTGAGCAAAAGAGCATGAAGAAGTATAGAAAGATGGGGTGTTCTGTTTCTCTCTGTAGTCTGCGGGAGCACTCAAGGGTAATGCACAGGCCTGAAGCTTCTTCGTCACCTCCTCTCCTTGCCTGCAATGGCAATTCTTCTTCAAGAAGGTCTTTGAAAGCTCCTTTGAATGAGAGTAATGGAGCTTTATCTTCTTCTACTTCAAATGCTTCTTCTTCTGTTGGAGGCTCTTTTAGAGGAATGCATTTGAGGAGGCTTTCAGGGTGTTATGAATGTCATATGGTGATGGATCCAAGTAATGGAGTTGTAGGTGTCCCTTCTGCTGTCCGTGCTTGTCCTGACTGTGGGGAGGTTTTCActaaatctgagagcttggagGTTCATCAAGCTGTTAGACATGCTG TTTCGGAACTGGGTCCTGAAGACAGCAGTAGAAACATAGTAGAAATCATATTCCAATCAAGCTGGCTGAAAAAACAAGCTCCTGTCTGCAAGATAGAAAGGATCCTTAAAGTCCACAACAGCCAGAAAACCATCACAAGGTTCGAAGATTACCGGGACTCCATAAAAGTGAAAGCAAACAAGCTCCCAAAGAAACACCCGAGATGTGTTGCAGACGGGAACGAGCTCTTGCGGTTCCACTGCACGACATTCGCTTGTTCTATCGGAACAAACGGGTCTTCTAACCTGTGCGATTCGATTCCAAATTGCAATGTCTGCAGCATAATACGAAATGGTTTTAAAGTAGATGGAAATGGAGGAATTTGCACTACTGCTACTAGTGGAAAAGCACATGACCATGTCCAGATTTCATCAGAAGATGAGAAAAGGGCGATGTTGGTGTGTCGGGTGATTGCTGGGAGGGTGAAGAAGAACCAAGATGCCGCTGAGGATTTTGATTCTGTTGGTGGTCCAACGGGAATTTACTCGAATTTAGATGAGCTCATTGTGTTTAATCCAAAGGCCATCTTGCCTTGTTTTGTTGTAATCTACACAGGTTTCTAG